One Oncorhynchus nerka isolate Pitt River linkage group LG5, Oner_Uvic_2.0, whole genome shotgun sequence genomic window carries:
- the phf6 gene encoding PHD finger protein 6, which translates to MSAQRKGAAAKLRKCAFCRTNRDKECGLLLVSDNQKVAAHHKCMLFSSALVTSHSDCNENIGGFSVQDVRKEIKRGNKLMCWSCHRPGATVGCDVKTCRRTYHYYCAVWDKAQVKENPSQGSYLVYCRKHRDASQDASEDEQEQGGVANDSDSSPPRSRGRGRLEKERIKVGSRGQSEDTRSTSSQGVDDESSSHRDRSPLRGSGDGGQRCGFCHSGEEENEMRGVLHADNAKKVAAHYKCMLFSSGTVQLTTSSRAEFGNFDIKTVIQEIKRGKRMKCTLCTQLGATIGCEIKACVKTYHYHCGLQDKAKYIENMARGIYKLYCKNHSGNEERDEEDEERESRNRERAAIDHGGTLPLPPPQINGN; encoded by the exons ATGTCGGCACAGAGGAAGGGAGCGGCAGCCAAGCTGCGAAAATGTGCCTTCTGCAGGACGAACCGGGACAAGGAGTGTGGACTGCTGCTAGTGTCAGACAACCAGAAGGTGGCAGCCCACCATAAGTGCATG CTTTTCTCCTCCGCCCTGGTTACATCTCACTCAGACTGCAACGAGAACATCGGGGGGTTTTCTGTCCAGGACGTGAGAAAGGAGATCAAGAGGGGGAATAAACTT aTGTGTTGGTCCTGCCATCGGCCTGGTGCCACTGTTGGCTGTGATGTGAAGACATGCCGGCGGACGTATCACTACTACTGCGCAGTATGGGACAAGGCCCAGGTCAAAGAGAATCCCTCACAAGGGAGCTACCT TGTGTATTGTCGCAAACACCGGGATGCCTCCCAGGATGCCAGTGAAG ATGAACAGGAACAAGGAGGTGTTGCCAATGACTCAGACTCCTCCCCTCCACGGAGTAGGGGGCGTGGGAGATTAGAGAAAGAGCGAATCAAAGTTGGATCCCGTGGCCAATCAGAGGACACACGCTCGACCTCCTCTCAAGGTGTAGATGATGAGAGCTCCTCGCAT AGGGACAGATCCCCTCTGAGGGGCTCTGGGGATGGTGGACAGCGCTGTGGCTTCTGCCACTCCGGAGAGGAGGAGAACGAGATGCGGGGCGTGTTACATGCAGATAATGCAAAAAAGGTTGCTGCACATTACAAGTGCATG CTGTTCTCATCGGGAACCGTCCAACTCACTACCTCCTCACGGGCTGAATTTGGGAACTTTGACATCAAAACAGTCATTCAGGAAATCAAGAGGGGGAAGAGAATG AAATGTACCCTGTGTACCCAGTTGGGAGCCACTATTGGCTGTGAGATCAAAGCCTGTGTGAAGACCTATCATTATCACTGCGGCCTGCAGGACAAGGCCAAGTACATAGAGAACATGGCTCGTGGCATCTACAA GCTGTACTGTAAGAATCACAGTGGGAATGAGGAGcgggatgaggaggatgaggagagggagagtcgcAACAGAGAGAGGGCGGCCATTGATCACGGGGGAACACTGCCTCTGCCTCCGCCACAAATCAATGGCAACTAG